A single window of Helicobacter pylori NCTC 11637 = CCUG 17874 = ATCC 43504 = JCM 12093 DNA harbors:
- the addB gene encoding ATP-dependent deoxyribonuclease AddB translates to MNLEKLFLEKTPLFVFSSTRRLKHFYLEQGEGFLPSAMSMGSFFEQAFYIPNKKKIPNSARLILMIDTIKAIAKEKKSILEGLLLFENSFLGYLESTSFLFDLFDELSSACIKLNELSFKDIYLDYEKHLEVLEMIYDRYIKKLEELGFYDKIMQKKPTILKEFFEHFSSIEWHLDGFMSVFERQCLLEVAELVPITLHLSCDKYNQKFLEFLNLKLETDCDYSIDFKTQKILSQTSKRQKIEPKLYANSSYLKQGALVLQTIEEYLQKDNDPNKMAIITPNADFLPFLKLLDKNNNLNFAMGLGAKNSPYYTELVKILEDLQTSDCNLSESALLDLENLTLPLLEQQSSKEKAPLKEAHSQIMHQYHLLKDTLKNYSLKDLLHLYLQEFEANFRLDDSSGGKIRVMDTLETRGMQFDKIVIVDFNETCVPSLKDCDLFLNSALRKSLNLPTLLDKKNLQKHYYYQLFKNSKEITLSYIESETSKASNMLLELNLHIEPIKDAYTLFAPSPLKDYQEEEIKAAIPKDFSFSASSLNAFLTCKRRFCYHYMKRFKESPKDENNSTVGSLLHELLKEAYEKDKNPYALEERFIQLLETRENITPKERLDALVALKKIQAFYLKEKERFNTKIKILDLEKSFETTIQGVVFKGRIDRIDKTADNEIILLDYKFKNDLKLDNMSKTQRGDLSPIEIAQISTDYQMAIYAFALKNLGYKEPIKAFFYDLRKGELLEEDELTLQAKMDHLEFSLIPKLKQEIDFEKTSEAKDCEYCSFKDMCNR, encoded by the coding sequence ATGAATTTAGAAAAACTTTTTTTAGAAAAAACCCCCTTGTTTGTTTTTAGCTCCACTAGGCGTTTAAAACATTTCTATTTAGAGCAAGGCGAAGGGTTTTTGCCTAGTGCGATGAGCATGGGGAGTTTTTTTGAACAGGCTTTTTACATCCCTAATAAAAAGAAAATCCCTAACAGCGCGCGGCTAATTTTAATGATAGACACCATTAAAGCCATCGCTAAAGAAAAAAAATCCATTCTTGAAGGGCTTTTGCTTTTTGAAAACAGCTTTTTGGGGTATTTGGAAAGCACTTCTTTCTTGTTTGATTTGTTTGATGAGTTAAGCTCTGCTTGTATCAAACTCAATGAACTTTCTTTTAAAGACATTTACTTGGATTATGAAAAGCATTTAGAAGTTTTAGAAATGATTTATGATCGCTACATTAAAAAGCTAGAAGAATTAGGCTTTTACGACAAAATCATGCAAAAAAAACCCACGATTTTAAAAGAATTTTTTGAGCATTTTTCCTCCATTGAATGGCATCTAGACGGCTTTATGAGCGTTTTTGAAAGGCAATGCTTATTAGAAGTGGCCGAGTTAGTGCCTATCACTTTACACCTGTCATGCGATAAATACAACCAAAAATTTTTGGAATTTTTGAATCTCAAATTAGAAACAGATTGCGATTATTCCATTGATTTTAAAACCCAAAAGATCCTCTCCCAGACATCCAAGCGCCAAAAAATAGAGCCAAAACTTTATGCCAACTCCAGTTATTTAAAACAAGGCGCTTTAGTTTTACAAACCATAGAAGAATATTTGCAAAAAGATAACGACCCTAATAAAATGGCGATCATCACGCCTAATGCGGATTTTTTACCTTTTTTAAAACTTTTAGACAAAAACAACAATTTGAATTTTGCGATGGGATTAGGGGCTAAAAACAGCCCTTATTATACAGAGCTTGTAAAAATCTTAGAAGATTTACAAACAAGCGATTGTAATTTAAGCGAGTCTGCTCTATTGGATTTAGAAAACCTTACGCTCCCGCTTTTAGAACAACAAAGCTCTAAAGAAAAAGCGCCCTTGAAAGAAGCGCATTCTCAAATCATGCACCAGTATCATCTTTTAAAAGACACGCTTAAAAACTACAGCCTTAAAGATTTATTGCATTTGTATTTGCAAGAATTTGAAGCCAATTTCCGCTTAGACGATTCTAGCGGGGGCAAAATACGAGTCATGGACACTTTAGAGACAAGGGGCATGCAATTTGATAAAATCGTTATTGTAGATTTTAATGAAACTTGTGTGCCAAGCCTTAAAGACTGCGATTTGTTTTTAAACTCTGCTTTAAGGAAATCGCTCAACCTCCCCACTTTATTGGATAAGAAAAATTTGCAAAAACACTATTACTACCAGCTCTTTAAAAACTCTAAAGAAATAACACTTTCTTATATAGAGAGCGAAACTTCAAAAGCCTCTAACATGCTTTTAGAATTAAATTTGCATATAGAGCCTATCAAAGACGCTTACACGCTTTTTGCACCAAGTCCTTTAAAAGACTACCAAGAAGAAGAAATCAAAGCCGCTATCCCTAAAGATTTTAGCTTTAGCGCTAGCTCATTGAACGCTTTTTTAACTTGCAAGCGCCGTTTTTGCTACCACTACATGAAGCGATTCAAAGAAAGCCCTAAAGATGAAAATAATAGCACTGTGGGCAGTTTGCTCCATGAACTTTTAAAAGAAGCTTATGAAAAAGATAAAAACCCCTATGCGTTAGAAGAGAGATTCATTCAGCTCTTAGAAACAAGAGAAAACATTACCCCTAAAGAGCGTTTAGACGCTCTTGTAGCGCTCAAAAAAATCCAGGCTTTTTATCTTAAAGAAAAAGAACGCTTTAATACAAAAATCAAAATCCTTGATCTTGAAAAAAGCTTTGAAACAACCATTCAAGGCGTTGTTTTTAAAGGGCGTATAGACAGGATTGACAAAACCGCTGACAATGAAATTATTTTATTGGATTACAAATTCAAAAACGATTTGAAATTAGACAACATGAGTAAAACACAAAGAGGAGACTTAAGCCCCATAGAAATCGCTCAAATCAGCACCGATTACCAAATGGCTATCTATGCGTTTGCCCTTAAAAATCTAGGTTACAAAGAGCCTATAAAAGCCTTTTTTTATGATTTAAGAAAGGGCGAGTTACTAGAAGAAGACGAGCTTACTTTGCAGGCTAAAATGGATCATTTGGAATTTTCTCTTATCCCCAAGCTCAAGCAAGAAATTGATTTTGAAAAAACTTCAGAGGCTAAAGATTGTGAGTATTGCTCTTTTAAAGACATGTGCAACCGATGA